Within Kutzneria chonburiensis, the genomic segment GGCGCAGGCCGATGCGGCCATCGACGCCGTGACGGCGACCGGCGGGCGCGACCGCCGCGAGGACGCGCCGCTACGGCCTGACCCGGAGGCCGTCGCCCGGCCGTTGGCCCGGGGTCGGCGTTGCTACATCTGCAAGGAGCCGTACCAGCTCGCCGATCCGTTCTATCACCGGCTTTGTCCGCTTTGCGCCCGGGAGAACCTGGATCGGCGGGAGGCGGTCGCCGACCTGAGCGGCCGCCGCGCGCTGCTGACCGGGGGCCGGGTCAAGATCGGCTTCCAACTGGCCTTGATGTTGCTGCGGGACGGGGCCGAGCTGCTGGTCACGACGCGGTTCCCGCGTGACGCCCAGCGGCGTTTCGAGGCCGTGCCGGGCAGCGCCGAGTGGCTCGATCGGCTCACGCTCGTCGGGATCGACCTGCGGGATCCGCGCCAGGTGCTCGGCCTGGCCGAGTCGCTGCGTTCGGACGGCCGGCCGCTCGACATCCTGATCAACAACGCCGCCCAGACCGTGCGCCGGCCGCCGTCGTCGTACGCCGCGCTCATCGGCGGCGAGACCGGCGCGCTGCCGGCGAACGCCTTGCTGGCGCCGGGTTTCAGCCCCATGCTCGCACTGGGGCCGAGTCACGGTGCCCTGGCGCTGGCCGAGATCGACGAGGCCGGGCTGCTGCCCGACACGGCGCCGGTCAACTCCTGGTCCGCTCGGGTCGGTGAGCTCGATGCCGCTGAGGTGCTGGAGACGCAGCTGGTCAACGCCCTCGCGCCGACGCTGCTGTGCGACCGGCTGCTGCCGCTGCTGCTCGCGTCGCCCCGGCCACGTCGCTACGTGATCAACGTGACCGCCGTCGAGGGGCGCTTTGCCGTGCGCAACAAGACTTCCGGTCATCCGCACACCAATATGGCCAAGGCGGCGTTGAACATGCTGACCCGCACCGCCGGGCCCGATCTGGCCGCCCAGGGCGTGTACATGTGCTCCGTCGACACCGGCTGGATCACCGACGAGAACCCCGCCCCGAAGAAGGCCCGGCTGGCCTCCGACGGTTTCCGCACGCCACTGGACATTGTGGACGGTGCCGCCCGCGTGTACGACCCCATCGTGCGTGGCGAACAGGGCACGCCTTTCGCTGGCGTGTTCCTCAAGGACTACCGGGAGGCCGCGTGGTGAGCCAGCTCGAGCCGTTGCTGACGTGGCTGCGTACCGGCGTGGCCACCGCCGAGCGGCTGGACTTTCCGACTGGCACGGCGTTGCCGGACGGGCGGCTCGACCTGTGCAAGTCGGCGATCGGGTCGGAGGGGGCGGCGCTGGTGGCGGAGTCGTTGCGGCCCGGTGTGGTGCGACACCTGCTGCTCGGCACTGACGGTCTCGGCGACGGCGCGGCCGAGGTGGCAGCGGAGGCGGTCTCGCGCGAGGTGGAGACGCTTTACCTGGGCTGCAACGGCATCACGGCCGGGGGAGTGTGTCGCATCGCTGACAACCTGCGGATGTCGCCCCAGGCCAGTGCGGTGACGGGCATCTGGCTCAAGCGCAACCCCATCGGTGACGGGGATGCGGTGGCGGCGATCATGGAGTCGGCCCGGTCGCTGCGGACCATCGACCTCGTTCAGACCGACCTCGACGCCGATGCCGTCGGTCGGGTGGTGGCGGCGGTCATCGCGGCTCAGCAGGCCGGCCGGCGGATCGAAAGGCTTTATCTGGGTGGCAATCCGCTCGGACCGGCCGGTGCGGTGCACCTGGCGGCGTTGCTGGCGGCCGATACCGTGAGCGAGCTGTACGTGTCCGCCGCCCAGCTCGGTGACGACGGGGCGAACACCATCGCCGATGCCGTCAAGCCCGGTCGGCTGCGCCGAATCTCCCTGGCCAGCAACGGAATCGGTCCGCAGGCCGCAGCACGCCTGGTCATCGCCGCGGCCCGGGCCGGCGTCGAGGTCTGCGACCTCGGGCGGGTCCGTGCGGCCAAGGTCCTTGGTGCCCAAGGAAACCGGCTCGACGAGTCCGCCACCACCGCCATCGCCGCCGCCTTGATCGCGCCGCACCGGTTGCAGCACCTCGTGCTGACCAACACCGGCCTCACCAGCCGCGCTGCTCATCGCCTCCTGGACGGCGCTCAGCACGCCGCCACGCCCACCCGCTTCGCGCTCGGCAAGGGCGTTGCGACCAGCATTCGGCAACGCCTCGATGCCTTGAGCGCCACCATTCCCGCTCGTCCTCCGGTGCCGGAGGACGTGGCGGCGGTGCGCAGTGTGCACCGCCAACCGTTGGCCTAGCGCGGTATCTTCGCGAAGACCTCGATCCAGAAGCGCTGTCGGTCCTCGGCCACGCCGACCAGGTACGTGGCCCGTAGCTTGGGCGGCAGCAGGGCGACCAGCCGCGTGACGACCTTGCTGTGCCGGCGCAGCTGGGAGAGCTCGGCGTTGGCCAGCACCTGGTGCACGAGGTCGCCGCCGTTGCCGCCCTCGGGCGACGCGGCCTCGGACCGTAGCCGGGATTCCCAGTGGCGCACGTCGGCGGCGATCTCGGCCAGACCGGTGACCTGGCGGTTGGCCAGGCGATCGATCAACGCGGTGAGCGGCACGGGGGCGTACTCGCCGTCACCGAGATAGATCGTGGCCAGTTCCAGGGGCAGGCCGCGGCGGTGGAGCTTGACCAAGCGCTCCAAGGTGCGCTTGGTGATCCACTCCCGGCCTTCGTCGTCGATGTCGTGTTTCCACCACTCCAGCACGGTTTCGGCGACACTGCCGTACTGGGCGATCAGCCACTCGTTGGCCGGGATGTCGCCCGGGTCGACCTGAAGCGACACGGTGAACCGGGTGGCCTGGGCGATGTTGTTGCGGGAGACCAGAAGCTTGCGGCCCAGGTGATACGGCGGATTCTGGATCGCCACCTGGGCCCGCAGCCCACGGATCGGCTGGCCGGCCAGCGACCACTCCTGCGTGATCTCCATCAGCCGGGCGAAGGCCGCCTTGTCCTTGGGGCGGTTGTACTCGTCCCACACGATCGCCTTCGACCCGTCGCCGGTGAACGGCCGCGACAGCAGGTTCTCCAGCGTGCCGTCGGCGGTCGGCAACGGCACGCACAGGTCCTCGACATTGGTCACCGGCAACGAGAAGTACAGCGGCTCGTGGCCGAGTTCGGTGCGGATCGTCTCCCGCACCAGTTCGGTCTTGCCGCAGCCGGGCGGCCCCTGGAGCAGCACGCACCAGCGGTTGCGCAGCGCCGCCCGTAGCACCTGCCGCACCGGATCCGGGATTGTCGAAGGGTTTTCGACGCCGAGAGCAGTGGCCAACCGGTCGAGGATCTCCTTCGTGCGGTCGATGCTTTTCTGCCCGCGCGTCTCGGCCAGCCGCAGCCGCTCGCCGTTGACCAGCGGCAACGCCCAGCGCAGCGGGAATCCCTCGCGCGCGTTGGCCAGGACGTGCTCCATCGTCCTGGGGGACAACAACTCCCGCAGTTCCGGGCCGAGCGACTTCCACACGTCGAAGAACGGCTGGAGGTTCCAGTCGCGATGGCGGGCCGCCAAGGTCGTGCGCCAGGCGGTGTCGTTCGCGGTCACCCGCACGGTGACCATGCGGTCGAGGATGGCTAGATCGCTGCGCCGGGCCGAGGTCTCGGCCAGCGACTCGTTGTCGGTCAGGAACACGCCGACACAGCCGAGTTGCCGCAGATCGTGCTCGCCGAGCGTCCAGTTGCAGGCGATCTGCATGAGCTGCGACTGGATGGTCTCGCCGGCCTGGAGCGAGTCGTCGATCAGCAGTACGAACGGCTTGCCCGGCCGCAGCTGGCTCATCACCAGCTGCCGCAGCACCAGCTCGCCGTCCTCCCGCACCGGGGCGTTGACCAGCAGGTCGTCCGGCGTGAGATTGGCCGCCGGCACGAACACCAGCGCGGTGTCCGGATAGGACTCCCTGATGTGC encodes:
- a CDS encoding SDR family NAD(P)-dependent oxidoreductase gives rise to the protein MITEAELAVFHDTVARLRALPADDPVRLKAERVAESFSRDGRQQRKKVRSAERAQADAAIDAVTATGGRDRREDAPLRPDPEAVARPLARGRRCYICKEPYQLADPFYHRLCPLCARENLDRREAVADLSGRRALLTGGRVKIGFQLALMLLRDGAELLVTTRFPRDAQRRFEAVPGSAEWLDRLTLVGIDLRDPRQVLGLAESLRSDGRPLDILINNAAQTVRRPPSSYAALIGGETGALPANALLAPGFSPMLALGPSHGALALAEIDEAGLLPDTAPVNSWSARVGELDAAEVLETQLVNALAPTLLCDRLLPLLLASPRPRRYVINVTAVEGRFAVRNKTSGHPHTNMAKAALNMLTRTAGPDLAAQGVYMCSVDTGWITDENPAPKKARLASDGFRTPLDIVDGAARVYDPIVRGEQGTPFAGVFLKDYREAAW
- a CDS encoding ribonuclease inhibitor, translated to MSQLEPLLTWLRTGVATAERLDFPTGTALPDGRLDLCKSAIGSEGAALVAESLRPGVVRHLLLGTDGLGDGAAEVAAEAVSREVETLYLGCNGITAGGVCRIADNLRMSPQASAVTGIWLKRNPIGDGDAVAAIMESARSLRTIDLVQTDLDADAVGRVVAAVIAAQQAGRRIERLYLGGNPLGPAGAVHLAALLAADTVSELYVSAAQLGDDGANTIADAVKPGRLRRISLASNGIGPQAAARLVIAAARAGVEVCDLGRVRAAKVLGAQGNRLDESATTAIAAALIAPHRLQHLVLTNTGLTSRAAHRLLDGAQHAATPTRFALGKGVATSIRQRLDALSATIPARPPVPEDVAAVRSVHRQPLA
- a CDS encoding ATP-binding protein, with protein sequence MTTSQTWRPNATYRTPPDTGSRLASFIDAMIDIGQTGQVFGPHGIGKTATFFSHIRESYPDTALVFVPAANLTPDDLLVNAPVREDGELVLRQLVMSQLRPGKPFVLLIDDSLQAGETIQSQLMQIACNWTLGEHDLRQLGCVGVFLTDNESLAETSARRSDLAILDRMVTVRVTANDTAWRTTLAARHRDWNLQPFFDVWKSLGPELRELLSPRTMEHVLANAREGFPLRWALPLVNGERLRLAETRGQKSIDRTKEILDRLATALGVENPSTIPDPVRQVLRAALRNRWCVLLQGPPGCGKTELVRETIRTELGHEPLYFSLPVTNVEDLCVPLPTADGTLENLLSRPFTGDGSKAIVWDEYNRPKDKAAFARLMEITQEWSLAGQPIRGLRAQVAIQNPPYHLGRKLLVSRNNIAQATRFTVSLQVDPGDIPANEWLIAQYGSVAETVLEWWKHDIDDEGREWITKRTLERLVKLHRRGLPLELATIYLGDGEYAPVPLTALIDRLANRQVTGLAEIAADVRHWESRLRSEAASPEGGNGGDLVHQVLANAELSQLRRHSKVVTRLVALLPPKLRATYLVGVAEDRQRFWIEVFAKIPR